The DNA region GGCAGAAGCTTGGACCAGCTGAACAGGGATGTCGGCAAATTCAATCTGGGCGAGCTTGTCTGAAATGCCTGTAAGCGTAACTTGGCTGGGGGAAATGTGAAGATGCGGCGCAAAGCGACTGTCGGATACTGTGGCACGAATCGAAAAGTTACCCTTCAGGTTGTTACTTTGTGGCACAACTTGCAAATACTCAATAGGTTCAACCAAGCTAAGGGCCCCCGTAACGGTTGCGCTATCAGGGTTGAGTTGATAGCTTACAATAACATATCCACTGGCAGGTGTAATAGTCTGAGCAAGGCGTAGCGGCACCACCTTCGTAACCTTTTTTTCCAGCTCGACAACCAGCACAGGTGGCTGAACATCGAGCACCGTCAGCCCTTCTGGAAATGGCTTAATGTATTGTGCGGCATTAGGCACGGTTTCAATCGTAAGGCTGGGGCGCTGTAGCTCATTAGCAAGGTCAATTGACCACTCAGGGCGATTGAGATAGAGTGAGAGAATTTTCCAGCCCTCACCTGATACCTTCACTTCAATTTGCTTGGGCAAAGTGCTGCGGACAGCCAAGGACGAGCGTTCCATCTTTACCGAAAGCGGAATCAACTGCGTGGCAACATAGCGTTTGGACATTGCAACGAAGATCCACGCCAGCATAGCAAATAGTGCAGCACCAGTTAGTGCAGGAACTCGAGCCAGAAGTTGCCGCATCACTGCAAAGTCTGAGGTCTATCCTTGAAAAGAAAAAGGCAACGCCAAATGGGTTGCCTAAGGTGTGAGAAAATGGTCTGCTGTCGCCTACTGAATTGCGCGCTGAATTGCTGCTTCAAACGTGCGCTTGTCGCGTGCGCCGACAAATGCTTCAATAATTTCACCTTTTCTGTTAATTACAAACGAGGTGGGAATACCGCGAATTTGACCGCCCTCTACGAACTTACCATAATCGCTAATCACCTTTTCATCGCCCATCACGACAGGATAGTTCATACCTTGTGCTTTGACAAATGCAGCAACCTTCTCGGCTCGGTCGTTAATTACAATGCCGATGAAGGTAAATTTGTCTTGATAGGCTTTTTGTAACTCAATCATATCAGGAATTTCAGCACGGCATGGTGGACACCAAGTTGCCCAAAAATTGAGAATCACACCTTTGCCTTTGAAGTCCGAAAGGCTGACCTTTTTGCCGTCGAGGGTCTCAAGCGTAAAATTCGGTGCTGGTGCCGCTGATACCGACAAGTCTGGCGAAGCGGGCACACCAGTATTCCGAACGCGAGTCGGTCCCGTCGCTACAATTGCAACAAGCAAAGCAGGCAAGATGAAGAGCTTCATTGTGAGTGGTGTTTAGGTTACATTCATTGACGCTTTTAACGAAAGTGTGCGCAAGAAGTTAATCAGAGATTTCCACGCGCAGCTTGGTCACGCTCAATGGCTTCAAAGAGTGCTTTGAAGTTGCCTTTACCGAAGCTCTTTGAGCCACGCCGCTGAATTATCTCATAAAAGAGCGTTGGACGATCTTGCACAGGCTTAGTAAAAATCTGCAGCATATAGCCATACTCATCTTTGTCAACCAAGATGTGCTGGGCTTTCAGCTCTGACAGCGGTTCACGCACCTCAGGCACGCGCTCGAGCAGCGTATCGTAGTATGCATCTGGCACGCTAATAAACTCTACCCCGCGTGCACGCATTTCCTTAACGGTGTGAAGAATGTCGTCTGTAAGCATCGCAATATGCTGAACCCCTGCACCACGATAAAACTGAATATACTCTTCAATCTGAGAGCGCTTTTTCCCCTCTGCAGGTTCATTGATAGGAATTTTAATTCGCTCCGTGGCATTGGTCATTACTTTGGAACGCAAAGCAGAAAACTCCGTTGAAATGTCTTTGTCGTCAAAGCTTTGGAATTGGTGGAAATCAAAAACGCGCTCATAGAATTTCACCCACGTTTCCATCTGATTCCAGTCTACATTGCCGACGATATGGTCAATCGCTCTTAGACCAACAGGTGAAGTCGCCTCAGGTTGGCGAGCAACAAAGCGCGGTAAAAACGCTCGGTAATTTTTTCGCTCAATGAAGCTATGCACCGTGTCGCCAAATGTGCGAACCGTAGCACGAATGAGCGTGCCGTGTTCATCAGAGTAGGTAGTGGGCGGCAGCACACTTTCCGCACCCCGAGCAACGACTTGTTCGTACACCCGAGTGGCATCGCCGACCTCGAAGGCAATGTCGCGCACGCCATCCCCGTGCCGCTTGATGTGTTCAGCGATTTCGGAGTCAGGTGAAAGTGGGGAGGTAAGCACAAAGCGAATTTTGCCCTGCTCGAGGAGATA from Chloroherpetonaceae bacterium includes:
- the hppD gene encoding 4-hydroxyphenylpyruvate dioxygenase, translated to MQVLEQYTTLASNQALQLSDFDHIEFYVGNAKQAAHYYRTLFGFRITAYAGPETGEREKASYLLEQGKIRFVLTSPLSPDSEIAEHIKRHGDGVRDIAFEVGDATRVYEQVVARGAESVLPPTTYSDEHGTLIRATVRTFGDTVHSFIERKNYRAFLPRFVARQPEATSPVGLRAIDHIVGNVDWNQMETWVKFYERVFDFHQFQSFDDKDISTEFSALRSKVMTNATERIKIPINEPAEGKKRSQIEEYIQFYRGAGVQHIAMLTDDILHTVKEMRARGVEFISVPDAYYDTLLERVPEVREPLSELKAQHILVDKDEYGYMLQIFTKPVQDRPTLFYEIIQRRGSKSFGKGNFKALFEAIERDQAARGNL
- a CDS encoding CdaR family protein encodes the protein MLAWIFVAMSKRYVATQLIPLSVKMERSSLAVRSTLPKQIEVKVSGEGWKILSLYLNRPEWSIDLANELQRPSLTIETVPNAAQYIKPFPEGLTVLDVQPPVLVVELEKKVTKVVPLRLAQTITPASGYVIVSYQLNPDSATVTGALSLVEPIEYLQVVPQSNNLKGNFSIRATVSDSRFAPHLHISPSQVTLTGISDKLAQIEFADIPVQLVQASAEASVTLIPNKIKLTVGGAVSDLETLRTEQITAFVRYYDVLSDTTGSVQPTVILPERLKVLHQYPERLQYILRR
- a CDS encoding TlpA family protein disulfide reductase, yielding MKLFILPALLVAIVATGPTRVRNTGVPASPDLSVSAAPAPNFTLETLDGKKVSLSDFKGKGVILNFWATWCPPCRAEIPDMIELQKAYQDKFTFIGIVINDRAEKVAAFVKAQGMNYPVVMGDEKVISDYGKFVEGGQIRGIPTSFVINRKGEIIEAFVGARDKRTFEAAIQRAIQ